One Helicobacter cetorum MIT 00-7128 DNA window includes the following coding sequences:
- the neuB gene encoding N-acetylneuraminate synthase — protein sequence MDFKLGSRRIGTNELPLVVAEIGINHNGSLEIAKLMVDAAKNAGIEVIKHQTHIIEDEMSLSALKVIPGNSKSSIYEIMKKCALSKSDERELKEYVEKQGLIFLSTPFSRAAANFLEDLGVVGYKIGSGEMNNIPLLKHIASFNKPMIISTGMHDLESVKECVSPIIDKVPLALLHTTNLYPTPFELVRLNAMLDLKNAFDVPVGLSDHTLNNNACKCAIALGASIVERHFTDTKDREGPDIICSMDKNEAKDLVTSAKEIFLMRGGAKTKIDEEQVTRDFAFATMVAIKDIKKGEKITQSNAWVKRPGVKGILAKDYEKTLGRVAKIDINIDEHICDDMLESRS from the coding sequence ATGGATTTTAAGCTAGGCAGTAGAAGAATTGGCACTAATGAGCTACCCTTAGTGGTGGCAGAAATTGGGATTAATCATAATGGTAGCTTAGAAATTGCCAAACTTATGGTAGATGCAGCTAAAAATGCTGGCATTGAAGTCATAAAACACCAAACACACATCATTGAAGATGAAATGAGCTTAAGCGCTTTAAAGGTAATTCCAGGCAATAGTAAATCTAGCATTTATGAGATTATGAAAAAATGTGCTTTAAGTAAAAGTGATGAAAGGGAGTTAAAAGAATATGTTGAAAAGCAAGGACTTATCTTTCTTTCCACGCCTTTTAGCAGAGCGGCAGCGAATTTTTTAGAAGATTTGGGCGTAGTGGGCTATAAAATTGGCTCAGGCGAAATGAATAATATCCCACTTTTAAAACATATTGCTAGTTTTAACAAACCTATGATTATATCTACTGGAATGCATGATTTAGAAAGTGTAAAAGAGTGTGTAAGCCCTATTATAGACAAAGTGCCTTTAGCGCTTTTGCACACCACTAACCTTTACCCCACACCCTTTGAACTCGTGCGATTAAATGCTATGCTAGATTTAAAAAATGCTTTTGATGTGCCGGTAGGTTTGAGCGACCATACCTTGAATAATAATGCTTGTAAATGTGCTATAGCACTAGGGGCTAGTATAGTAGAACGGCACTTTACAGACACCAAAGATAGAGAAGGCCCTGATATTATTTGCTCTATGGACAAAAATGAGGCCAAAGATTTAGTAACAAGCGCTAAAGAGATTTTTTTAATGCGTGGTGGTGCTAAAACTAAAATTGATGAAGAGCAAGTTACAAGGGATTTTGCCTTTGCGACTATGGTTGCTATAAAAGACATTAAAAAGGGTGAGAAAATCACTCAAAGTAACGCATGGGTAAAACGCCCAGGTGTTAAAGGGATTTTAGCTAAAGATTATGAAAAAACTTTAGGTAGAGTGGCTAAAATTGACATCAACATAGATGAGCATATCTGTGATGATATGCTAGAAAGTAGGTCATAA
- a CDS encoding YebC/PmpR family DNA-binding transcriptional regulator gives MGRAFEYRRAAKEKRWDKMSKVFPKLAKAITLAAKEGGSDPTTNAKLRTAILNAKAQNMPKDNIDAAIKRATSKEGNLSEITYEGKANFGVLIVMECMTDNPTRTIANLKSYFNKTQGASIVPNGSLEFMFNRKSVFECLKSEVEKLNLSLEYLELALIDYGLEELEEIEDKIIVRGDYNSFKHLNEGFESLNLPILKASLQRIATSPIELSDEQMELTEKLLDKIEDDDDVVALYTNIE, from the coding sequence ATGGGAAGAGCATTTGAATACAGACGAGCCGCTAAAGAAAAACGCTGGGATAAGATGAGCAAGGTCTTTCCTAAGCTTGCTAAAGCCATTACTCTAGCAGCAAAAGAAGGTGGGAGCGACCCAACTACTAACGCAAAGCTTCGCACAGCCATTTTGAATGCTAAGGCACAAAACATGCCTAAAGATAATATTGATGCAGCCATTAAAAGAGCCACGAGTAAAGAGGGAAATTTATCTGAAATCACTTATGAAGGCAAGGCGAATTTTGGCGTGCTAATTGTTATGGAGTGCATGACAGATAATCCTACTAGAACCATTGCTAATCTCAAAAGTTATTTTAACAAAACTCAAGGAGCAAGTATCGTGCCTAATGGCTCTTTGGAGTTTATGTTTAACAGAAAAAGCGTGTTTGAATGTTTAAAGAGCGAAGTAGAAAAGCTCAATTTAAGCCTTGAATATTTAGAACTTGCTTTAATTGATTATGGTTTAGAAGAATTAGAAGAAATAGAAGATAAGATTATTGTTAGGGGGGATTACAATAGTTTTAAACACTTAAATGAAGGGTTTGAAAGCTTGAATCTACCTATTCTAAAGGCAAGCTTACAACGCATCGCTACAAGCCCTATTGAATTGAGCGATGAGCAAATGGAGCTTACCGAGAAATTGCTAGATAAAATTGAAGATGATGATGATGTGGTGGCACTCTATACCAATATTGAATAG
- the hemB gene encoding porphobilinogen synthase, translating into MFKRLRRLRASANLRSLVAETYLRTQDFIAPLFVIEGNNIKNEISSMPGVYQMSIEHVLKECEELQSLGINTILLFGIPKEKDTLGSHALNENHIVAKATREIKKRFPNLTIVADLCFCEYTEHGHCGILENGCVANDKTLEILNAQGLILAESGIDLLAPSNMMDGNVLSLRKALDGAGFSHMPIMSYSTKFASSYYGPFRDVANSAPSFGDRKSYQMDYANRKEALLESLEDEKQGADILMVKPALAYLDIVREIRNHTLLPLAVYNVSGEYAMLKLAQKHNLIHYENTLLETMTCFKRAGADIIISYHAKEVAILLRKELNGKSI; encoded by the coding sequence ATGTTTAAAAGACTGAGACGATTACGAGCTAGTGCTAATTTACGCTCTTTAGTGGCTGAAACATATTTAAGAACACAAGATTTTATCGCCCCCTTGTTTGTCATAGAAGGCAATAACATTAAAAATGAGATTAGCTCCATGCCTGGAGTGTATCAAATGAGTATTGAGCATGTTTTAAAAGAGTGCGAAGAATTACAAAGTTTAGGCATAAATACAATCTTGCTTTTTGGCATACCTAAAGAAAAAGACACACTAGGTAGCCATGCCTTAAATGAAAATCATATTGTAGCCAAAGCAACTAGAGAAATTAAAAAACGATTTCCTAATCTAACTATTGTGGCGGATTTGTGCTTTTGCGAATACACTGAGCATGGGCATTGTGGGATTTTAGAAAATGGCTGTGTAGCTAATGATAAAACACTAGAGATTTTAAACGCTCAAGGACTAATCTTAGCAGAAAGTGGAATAGATTTGCTTGCTCCAAGCAACATGATGGATGGGAATGTGCTAAGTTTAAGAAAAGCCCTAGATGGTGCAGGTTTTTCGCATATGCCTATTATGAGCTATTCTACTAAGTTTGCTAGTAGCTATTATGGGCCTTTTAGAGATGTGGCCAACTCCGCTCCAAGTTTTGGGGATAGAAAGAGCTATCAAATGGATTATGCCAACAGAAAAGAAGCCCTTTTAGAAAGCTTAGAAGATGAAAAGCAAGGGGCGGATATTTTAATGGTAAAGCCCGCTTTAGCGTATTTAGATATTGTTAGAGAGATTAGAAATCATACTTTACTACCCTTAGCGGTGTATAATGTGAGTGGGGAATATGCGATGTTAAAACTTGCTCAAAAGCACAACTTAATCCATTATGAAAACACCCTATTAGAAACGATGACTTGCTTTAAAAGAGCGGGTGCAGATATTATTATCAGCTATCATGCCAAAGAAGTGGCAATTTTATTAAGAAAGGAATTAAATGGGAAGAGCATTTGA
- a CDS encoding TIGR01212 family radical SAM protein (This family includes YhcC from E. coli K-12, an uncharacterized radical SAM protein.) encodes MRKVLTIGRYFKSIYKERVRKVPISLIGFTCPNIDGSVAKGGCIYCKNESFSPNLVRYNDLKNAPLSMNFKIQENPLLSKQLAQIEEQFYDYANKYQEKYKVRKFLIYFQSYTNTYAPLNTLKALYEKALSFEGVVGLSIGTRTDCIQKELLDYLEQLAKNKEIWLEFGVQSVFDETLKRTNRGHLSGGIKELFEEVRKRGIKVCAHLIYGLPKENEEMMLHSLKSVLEWGIDGIKIHPLYVVKDTALEIMHKRGHYTPISLETYAKLIAKSLKIIPHEVVVQRVSAGICDETLIAPKWCLDKNVQMRYLRDCLREVKIQY; translated from the coding sequence TTGAGAAAAGTTTTAACTATAGGACGCTATTTTAAGTCTATCTATAAAGAAAGGGTGCGTAAAGTCCCTATTTCTTTAATAGGCTTTACTTGCCCTAATATTGATGGGAGTGTGGCTAAGGGGGGGTGTATTTATTGCAAAAATGAGAGTTTTTCGCCCAATCTAGTGCGTTATAATGATTTGAAAAACGCTCCTTTAAGCATGAATTTTAAAATACAAGAAAACCCCTTGTTATCCAAGCAACTCGCACAAATTGAAGAGCAATTTTATGATTACGCTAATAAATACCAAGAAAAATACAAGGTAAGAAAATTTTTAATTTATTTTCAATCTTATACCAACACTTATGCACCTTTAAATACCTTAAAAGCTCTTTATGAAAAAGCTTTATCTTTTGAGGGAGTTGTGGGTTTGAGCATTGGCACACGCACTGATTGCATTCAAAAAGAGCTTTTAGATTATTTAGAGCAACTGGCTAAAAATAAAGAAATTTGGCTTGAATTTGGCGTGCAATCAGTCTTTGATGAAACCCTAAAACGCACTAATAGGGGGCATTTGAGTGGGGGTATTAAAGAATTGTTTGAAGAAGTTAGAAAAAGGGGCATTAAAGTTTGTGCGCACTTAATCTATGGACTCCCTAAAGAGAATGAAGAAATGATGTTACATTCTTTAAAAAGCGTTTTAGAATGGGGGATTGATGGGATTAAAATACACCCTTTATATGTGGTTAAAGACACTGCTTTAGAAATAATGCATAAAAGGGGACATTATACACCCATTAGTTTAGAGACTTATGCCAAGCTTATTGCCAAGTCGCTTAAAATCATTCCACATGAAGTGGTGGTGCAACGAGTAAGTGCAGGAATTTGTGATGAAACCTTGATTGCGCCTAAATGGTGCTTGGATAAAAATGTGCAAATGCGCTATTTAAGGGATTGTTTAAGAGAAGTAAAGATACAATATTAA
- the purF gene encoding amidophosphoribosyltransferase — protein MELIKSKEPLIYSWKEKCAVVGVFNAPHSALLSYYALFSMQHRGQEASGISVSNHKRLFTIKDSGLVTEVFVNLEKLEGFASIGHNRYSTAGKESSKDAQPLFAHTKEDFALAHNGNLTNAEILRRQLISEGVVFQSHMDTEVLMPLIAQSQKSSIEERVIDALNQVKGAYALVILFKDKLIAIRDAYGLRPLSLASLENQDGSKAYMVASESCAFDLTKAKYEREIRPGEMLTFELKNQEVRLTSRQIFESKPRPCVFEWIYFARPDSKVFSQNAYIVRQKLGKQLAKEHKIKADIVVPIPDSGVPCALGYAKESGIDLEFALVRNHYIGRTFIEPKEEDRELKVKLKLNLIGAVIKDKEIIVIDDSLVRGTTSKQIVKILKNAGAKKVHFLVSSPPVIAPCFYGIDTPNAKDLIGFNHSIEEMREYIQADSLGFLSLEGLEESIQAPFCKSCFDGKYLKGLN, from the coding sequence TTGGAATTGATTAAGTCTAAAGAGCCTTTGATTTATTCTTGGAAAGAGAAGTGTGCGGTTGTAGGCGTGTTTAATGCGCCTCATTCAGCACTTTTAAGCTATTATGCGCTATTTTCTATGCAACATCGTGGTCAAGAGGCAAGTGGGATTAGCGTGAGTAATCATAAACGCCTGTTTACAATTAAAGATAGCGGTTTAGTTACAGAAGTTTTTGTCAATTTGGAAAAATTAGAGGGTTTTGCAAGTATTGGGCATAATCGCTATTCTACTGCAGGCAAGGAGTCTAGTAAGGATGCCCAACCTTTATTTGCGCACACTAAAGAGGATTTTGCGCTCGCACATAATGGGAATTTGACTAATGCTGAAATTTTGAGACGACAACTTATTAGTGAGGGCGTGGTTTTTCAAAGTCATATGGATACTGAAGTTTTAATGCCCCTTATTGCTCAAAGTCAAAAATCTAGTATAGAAGAGCGTGTGATTGATGCCTTAAATCAAGTTAAGGGGGCTTATGCGCTAGTCATACTTTTTAAAGATAAGCTTATTGCCATTAGAGATGCTTATGGATTACGCCCCCTAAGTTTAGCAAGCCTAGAAAATCAAGATGGCTCAAAGGCGTATATGGTTGCGAGTGAATCATGTGCTTTTGATTTGACTAAGGCTAAGTATGAGCGAGAGATTAGACCGGGCGAAATGCTTACTTTTGAGTTAAAAAACCAAGAAGTGCGTTTAACTTCTAGGCAAATTTTTGAATCTAAACCTCGCCCTTGCGTGTTTGAGTGGATATATTTTGCTAGACCAGATAGTAAGGTCTTTTCTCAAAATGCCTATATAGTGCGCCAAAAATTGGGTAAGCAACTTGCCAAAGAACATAAAATTAAAGCAGATATAGTAGTGCCTATTCCAGATAGTGGTGTGCCTTGTGCTTTAGGTTATGCTAAAGAGAGTGGTATTGATTTAGAATTTGCTTTAGTGCGTAATCACTACATAGGGCGCACCTTTATTGAGCCAAAAGAAGAGGATAGGGAATTAAAGGTAAAATTAAAACTTAATCTTATTGGTGCTGTGATTAAAGATAAGGAAATTATTGTCATTGATGATTCGCTAGTAAGAGGCACTACAAGCAAACAAATTGTTAAAATTTTAAAGAATGCTGGGGCTAAAAAAGTGCATTTTCTTGTGAGTTCGCCTCCTGTGATTGCGCCTTGTTTTTATGGGATAGATACGCCTAATGCCAAAGATTTAATTGGGTTTAATCATTCTATTGAAGAAATGCGTGAATATATTCAAGCAGATAGCTTAGGATTTTTATCTTTAGAGGGGCTAGAAGAGAGCATTCAAGCACCTTTTTGCAAATCATGTTTTGATGGGAAATATTTGAAAGGATTAAATTGA